The genomic interval TCAAAGAGGTACTAAAGCCTAAGTTTAAAGAGAATGGGTTTCAAATACTGGGTATAGAAGGGCTTACAGATGCAGAAAAAGATGAGGCCGCAGTTTATTTTATGCGAACTATCTTTCCTATGCTTACCCCAATGGTATACGATAACTATCGAACTTTTCCTGTGTTAATGAACAAGGTTTTGACCTTTGGGGTGGTCACCCGAAACCTGCAAAGCACTGATAAAGATGAGCGTCGATTTTCTTTTGTACAAATCCCTCAAAACTTACCCCGTTTTTATGAATTTGAGAGAGAAGATGATGAGATCATTTTTGTGCCCATTGAGCGTATTATTCGCTGGCAAATCAACAAACTTTATCGTAACATAGACATTGTATCGGTTTCTTTGTTTAGGGTTACCCGTAATGGTGATATATCTTTAGAAGAAAGTGATGACATTGAGGCTGATTTTATAGATGAAATTAAGCAAAAAATAAAAACTCGTAAAACAGGTCGTGTAGTAAGAATAGAGGTAGAGAAGGGGTACTCGACTTGGTTAATGAAAAACCTGAAACGTCGTTGGCAATTAGACGATGACAATGTTTTTGTGAATGATACATTGATGGACTATACCAGTTTATTTGGTATTGCAGGGCACGAAAACTTTAAAGACAAATACCCTCCTATACATTCACCCGTATTGCCTATAGGGTTGATAGACCCTGATGTCGATTATTTTGAACATCTCAAAGAAAGCGACATATTATTACATCACCCTTATCATAGCATTGAGCCACTTTTACACATCTTAGAAGACGCTGCAGAAGACCCTGATGTATTGGCAATTAAAATTACTATATACCGCCTGGCCAAACACTCTAGGGTAACCAGTGCTTTGCAAAAGGCTGCCGAAAATGGAAAGCACGTATCTGTATTGTTTGAGCTAAAGGCTCGTTTTGATGAAGAAAATAATATTCGTGAAGCAGAGAGACTACAAAAGGCTGGGTGTTATGTTATTCATGGCATAGGACGGTATAAAACGCATACAAAAATGTTGTTGATTGTACGTAAAGAAGAGCAAAGTGTCACTCGTTATGTACATTTGGCAAGTGGTAATTACAATGAAAGCACATCAAGATTATATACTGACATTGGAATGCTCACTACCAATGAAACTTATGCCCACGATGTTTCTGAGTTTTTTAATGTGATTACTGGACACTCCCAACCTCATCATTATGAGTATTTGCTTACTGCCCCTCGTGATTTACGCAATGAGTTGATTAAGCTTATTCAGAATGAAGCAAAAAATGCTCAAAAAGGATTGACGAGCGGCGTTGTAATGAAAATGAATTCGCTGGAAGATAAACGGATGATTGATGAGTTATATGCAGCATCTAAAGCAGGTGTGCAGATCAAGTTAATCGTAAGAGGCATTTG from Microscilla marina ATCC 23134 carries:
- the ppk1 gene encoding polyphosphate kinase 1, yielding MIAKKENKDKIADKKKNTPTGAIEKEKRDGHIVPKPITNKRIANLIEQSNYISRDLSWMLFNRRVLDQARIPKRNIYDQLKFLAITASNLDEFFMIRVGSLYNYIDYGKERIDYSGLREKPFKKLLFEEIQDFTQAQHTHFKEVLKPKFKENGFQILGIEGLTDAEKDEAAVYFMRTIFPMLTPMVYDNYRTFPVLMNKVLTFGVVTRNLQSTDKDERRFSFVQIPQNLPRFYEFEREDDEIIFVPIERIIRWQINKLYRNIDIVSVSLFRVTRNGDISLEESDDIEADFIDEIKQKIKTRKTGRVVRIEVEKGYSTWLMKNLKRRWQLDDDNVFVNDTLMDYTSLFGIAGHENFKDKYPPIHSPVLPIGLIDPDVDYFEHLKESDILLHHPYHSIEPLLHILEDAAEDPDVLAIKITIYRLAKHSRVTSALQKAAENGKHVSVLFELKARFDEENNIREAERLQKAGCYVIHGIGRYKTHTKMLLIVRKEEQSVTRYVHLASGNYNESTSRLYTDIGMLTTNETYAHDVSEFFNVITGHSQPHHYEYLLTAPRDLRNELIKLIQNEAKNAQKGLTSGVVMKMNSLEDKRMIDELYAASKAGVQIKLIVRGICCIRPQRVGLSENIMVKSIVGDYLEHSRMFYFHNNGDPKIYGGSADSMVRSFDRRIESVFLMVDEGVKKQAMHILDYNLRDNVNSYMMQENGNFIKTKVSGDEEPFNLHEEFFEVNEQTILETKLF